One Rhodothermales bacterium DNA segment encodes these proteins:
- a CDS encoding cupin domain-containing protein codes for MPTVIRSNALVPSPGGTILFEGGPHGANVSFFLVDNEPGAGPALHVHPYPETWIVREGRARFTVDGEVIEAGAGDIVVVEAETPHRFKNIGEDRLEIICIHPSNRVIQRDLETERPEV; via the coding sequence ATGCCTACCGTCATCCGATCCAACGCGCTCGTCCCGAGCCCCGGCGGCACGATCCTCTTCGAGGGCGGGCCCCACGGGGCCAACGTTTCCTTTTTTCTGGTCGACAACGAACCCGGCGCCGGCCCCGCGCTGCATGTCCACCCGTACCCGGAAACGTGGATTGTCCGTGAGGGGCGCGCCCGCTTCACGGTAGACGGGGAGGTGATCGAGGCCGGCGCCGGCGACATCGTGGTGGTGGAAGCCGAGACCCCGCACCGGTTCAAGAACATCGGTGAGGATCGGCTTGAAATCATCTGCATCCATCCTTCCAACCGCGTGATCCAGCGGGATCTCGAAACGGAGCGGCCCGAAGTGTAG
- the soxR gene encoding redox-sensitive transcriptional activator SoxR: MPDTHAAGGIASLYVPFSIGKLAERCGVATSALRFYEEKGLIQSFRNASGYRMYPRATIRRVAFILFAQRVGLTLEEIAEELALLPDDRLAVKEDWEKLSAGWAARIDTRIAELIRLRDTLTDCIGCGCLSMEKCHLVNPADRAAGLGAGPRYWMGDPRPDPVAPPPDPRGS; the protein is encoded by the coding sequence ATGCCCGACACACACGCCGCCGGCGGCATCGCTTCGCTCTACGTCCCGTTCTCGATTGGCAAACTCGCCGAACGCTGCGGCGTCGCGACGTCCGCACTCCGATTTTACGAGGAAAAGGGCCTGATCCAGTCCTTTCGCAACGCCTCCGGCTACCGCATGTATCCCCGCGCCACGATCCGCCGGGTGGCGTTCATCCTCTTCGCCCAGCGGGTGGGGCTGACCCTGGAAGAGATCGCTGAAGAACTGGCGCTCTTGCCGGACGACCGGCTGGCTGTGAAGGAAGACTGGGAAAAGTTGTCGGCCGGCTGGGCCGCGCGCATCGACACGCGCATCGCCGAACTGATACGGCTCCGCGACACCCTCACCGACTGCATCGGTTGCGGCTGCCTCTCGATGGAAAAATGCCACCTGGTCAACCCGGCGGACCGCGCCGCCGGCCTCGGCGCCGGCCCACGCTACTGGATGGGCGACCCGCGTCCGGACCCCGTCGCCCCCCCGCCGGACCCCCGCGGGTCGTGA
- a CDS encoding DUF6567 family protein: protein MLGLLLLAAILTGCVNSGAFYAANRTSVELGEANFRIVALNAQGQAEAGYILGFSASQGGQATTLALFRVEGEGLLYKAAVEDLWAQFEAQHGAVGNRRLALVNVQFDADASNYLGLYSKSVVSVRADVVEFE from the coding sequence TTGCTGGGTCTTCTTCTGCTGGCCGCGATCCTCACCGGCTGTGTGAATTCAGGCGCTTTTTACGCCGCCAATCGCACGAGCGTCGAACTCGGCGAAGCCAATTTCAGGATCGTCGCGCTCAACGCGCAGGGCCAGGCCGAGGCCGGCTATATCCTCGGGTTCTCGGCCAGCCAGGGGGGGCAGGCCACGACGCTGGCGCTCTTCCGGGTCGAGGGAGAAGGGCTGCTCTACAAGGCGGCCGTCGAAGACCTGTGGGCGCAATTCGAGGCGCAGCACGGGGCGGTGGGCAACCGCCGGCTGGCGCTGGTGAACGTCCAGTTCGACGCCGACGCGAGCAACTATCTTGGCCTTTATTCGAAGTCGGTCGTGTCCGTTCGCGCGGACGTCGTCGAGTTCGAATAG
- a CDS encoding DUF2269 family protein, whose amino-acid sequence MFTLYILIKCLHIVAATIWFGGNFIIALLHLRAARSGDWEAVTTLGRQGGFVGGAVMAPAAAVALITGIVLTVQGGFRFDMVWIVWGLVGLILSWFVLSATLIRKAGIELGRAAQEGGPADPRVAGLHRRMMRLTFLNLAVLLSVLVVMVAKPV is encoded by the coding sequence ATGTTCACGCTGTACATCCTGATCAAATGCCTTCACATCGTCGCCGCGACCATCTGGTTCGGGGGCAATTTTATCATCGCGCTGCTCCACCTGCGTGCCGCCCGATCCGGCGACTGGGAGGCGGTGACCACCCTCGGCCGGCAGGGCGGGTTTGTGGGGGGCGCCGTCATGGCGCCGGCCGCGGCGGTCGCCCTGATCACCGGCATCGTCCTGACGGTGCAGGGCGGGTTCCGGTTCGACATGGTCTGGATCGTGTGGGGGCTCGTCGGACTCATCCTGTCGTGGTTCGTCCTGAGCGCCACCCTGATCCGGAAAGCCGGCATCGAACTGGGCCGGGCGGCGCAGGAGGGCGGCCCGGCGGATCCCCGGGTGGCCGGACTCCATCGCCGGATGATGCGGCTGACCTTCCTCAACCTCGCGGTGCTGCTGTCCGTACTGGTCGTCATGGTCGCCAAACCCGTCTGA